Proteins from one Gimesia maris genomic window:
- a CDS encoding DUF6800 family protein, whose amino-acid sequence MGRVEKGRELAQRRVRKHKLKQLRAKFAKAKDPSEKEAIKEKVRKISPFTVLEESA is encoded by the coding sequence ATGGGACGTGTTGAAAAAGGGCGTGAACTGGCCCAACGTCGAGTCCGTAAACACAAGCTGAAACAGCTCCGGGCTAAGTTTGCCAAAGCAAAAGATCCTTCAGAAAAAGAAGCGATCAAAGAGAAAGTTCGCAAAATCAGCCCCTTCACTGTCCTGGAAGAATCTGCATAA
- a CDS encoding DUF6268 family outer membrane beta-barrel protein, which translates to MLYQSRQAVFLVIVLCFFSMGGVDDLVWAQGSSVQTGGDAGAGSSQALQHRTIFMPRDVEIEQVSQSPQVPNVLDADSREALGIPPQLLEDDQNWTDSGDDCVDCDAIVPLISHKQGDAGVTWLPGTGDELGIFSINLSETIEIPRFEGFSVTPYFGVHYLDGPIQTDLPARVYDTSVAFRWFKKHNEKWSYELEVAPGVYSDFKNVTSDSLRITGKGLAYYVHSRSKQFVMGVVYLDRENIQMLPAAGMIMWFSEGSRLELIFPKPKFTYRIEKTEELERWAYVAGEFGGGSWGIRRGATGIDDIATYSDLRLIGGLETKHTGGMISKLEVGFVFNRKLEYKSDIGNYDISPTGMMRYQLTF; encoded by the coding sequence ATGTTGTATCAGTCCCGCCAGGCTGTATTTCTGGTCATTGTCCTGTGTTTCTTCAGCATGGGGGGCGTCGATGATCTGGTATGGGCTCAGGGGTCTTCTGTTCAGACAGGGGGAGATGCAGGTGCAGGCAGTTCACAGGCACTACAGCATCGAACGATATTCATGCCTCGCGATGTCGAGATCGAACAGGTGAGCCAGTCTCCCCAGGTTCCCAATGTGCTGGATGCCGATTCGCGGGAAGCATTAGGAATTCCCCCCCAGTTACTGGAAGATGATCAGAACTGGACAGATTCCGGCGATGACTGTGTCGACTGCGATGCGATTGTGCCGCTCATCTCACATAAGCAGGGGGATGCCGGAGTGACATGGCTGCCGGGGACGGGCGATGAACTCGGGATTTTCAGCATTAATTTATCGGAAACGATCGAGATACCACGGTTTGAAGGCTTTTCAGTAACACCTTATTTTGGTGTGCACTATCTGGATGGTCCGATACAGACTGATTTACCAGCGCGGGTTTACGATACCTCGGTCGCGTTCCGCTGGTTCAAAAAACATAACGAAAAGTGGTCTTATGAACTGGAAGTGGCTCCCGGGGTTTATAGTGATTTCAAAAATGTGACTTCCGACTCTCTGCGGATTACCGGGAAAGGGCTGGCCTATTATGTTCATTCCCGCTCCAAGCAGTTTGTAATGGGAGTCGTGTACCTGGATCGCGAAAATATTCAGATGTTGCCCGCTGCGGGGATGATTATGTGGTTCAGCGAAGGATCACGCCTCGAGTTGATCTTCCCGAAACCCAAATTCACATACCGCATCGAAAAAACAGAGGAGCTGGAGCGCTGGGCGTATGTCGCCGGAGAGTTCGGCGGCGGTTCGTGGGGAATTCGGCGTGGCGCAACAGGCATTGATGATATCGCGACTTACAGTGACCTGCGTTTAATCGGAGGTCTCGAAACAAAACATACCGGCGGAATGATCAGCAAACTGGAAGTCGGATTCGTCTTCAATCGCAAGCTGGAATATAAATCCGATATCGGCAATTACGATATTTCGCCGACAGGAATGATGCGTTACCAGCTGACGTTTTAA
- a CDS encoding Gfo/Idh/MocA family protein, with the protein MSDLVRIGIIGAGAVSDYHHVPGINLDPRAELVSICDPNSELLAQRQSDWGKTKVSTRFEDMAEDPDVDAVIIATPNFTHHEIALACIKGGKHVMCEKPLGLNYTESAEMYRAARDANLRHMTAFTYRFAPSMRYVKHLVESGALGVPRHFRSQRFLDWPESSWGWRQSKKLAGAGDLFDMTIHRIDFAQDLLGPIKSICGAVAQFVPRDKTAEGEPCEPSEVDDWSSLIGQFENGAVGVWEGSTLMKGYHNDGFGYEWAEVNGSEGSAAYQLTDPNNILIGKPGQTMEKLPVPDEYLVIDGSPREPHAGVPSTVFRYDLVYEFVSAIVEERDAIPGFDHGASAQLVADSVLESFDKRTWIDINCDL; encoded by the coding sequence ATGTCTGATTTAGTTCGCATCGGAATCATTGGAGCAGGCGCCGTCTCCGATTACCATCATGTTCCCGGCATCAATCTTGATCCCCGTGCGGAACTGGTCTCCATCTGCGATCCGAATTCAGAACTGCTGGCCCAACGCCAGTCTGACTGGGGAAAAACCAAAGTTTCGACACGCTTTGAAGACATGGCAGAAGACCCGGATGTGGACGCCGTAATCATTGCCACTCCCAATTTCACGCATCATGAAATTGCTTTAGCCTGCATCAAAGGCGGCAAACACGTGATGTGCGAAAAACCATTGGGGCTGAACTACACCGAATCAGCCGAAATGTACCGCGCAGCCCGCGATGCCAACCTGAGGCACATGACGGCCTTCACCTATCGCTTTGCCCCTTCGATGCGTTACGTAAAACACCTGGTCGAATCGGGGGCGCTGGGAGTGCCTCGACACTTTCGCAGCCAGCGTTTTCTCGACTGGCCTGAATCCAGCTGGGGCTGGCGGCAGAGCAAAAAACTGGCAGGAGCGGGTGACCTGTTCGACATGACCATTCACCGGATCGATTTTGCACAGGACCTGCTGGGACCGATCAAAAGCATCTGTGGTGCCGTCGCCCAGTTTGTTCCCCGCGATAAAACGGCGGAAGGCGAGCCTTGCGAACCGTCAGAAGTGGATGACTGGTCGTCCCTGATTGGTCAATTCGAAAACGGAGCCGTGGGGGTCTGGGAAGGCAGCACGCTGATGAAAGGCTATCACAATGATGGCTTCGGCTATGAATGGGCGGAGGTCAATGGTTCAGAGGGCTCTGCCGCCTATCAGTTAACTGATCCGAACAACATTCTGATCGGCAAACCGGGCCAGACCATGGAAAAACTGCCCGTGCCCGATGAATACCTGGTAATTGACGGCAGTCCCCGTGAGCCTCATGCAGGGGTACCCAGCACCGTATTTCGTTATGACCTGGTCTATGAATTCGTATCGGCCATCGTCGAAGAACGGGACGCGATTCCCGGTTTTGATCACGGTGCCTCAGCACAGCTCGTTGCTGACTCTGTACTGGAATCGTTTGACAAACGGACCTGGATCGACATCAACTGCGATCTCTGA
- a CDS encoding CCA tRNA nucleotidyltransferase, producing MKHSEPYLAAVEIVRKLRDAGFQALWAGGCVRDLLLQKEPKDYDVATNALPEEVRTLFGKRRTLAVGASFGVIIVRGHQPDCDVEIATFRSEGPYLDGRRPEHVKFTTAEEDAQRRDFTINGMFYDPINDSLFDYVGGKADLNQHIIRAIGNPLERMQEDKLRLLRAIRFAATLHFQLEESTRQAVQTMADQINVVSPERIADELRKMLIHPARSQAIALVQETGLLKQVLPELAPLWESAGNRSLWLQTLDRLKLVSTHSFETAFATLLLDLPASGADQRLDEIYEICKRLRFSNHSLNLVHWLVQQRHSLEHAPAMKLSRLKRLLAHEDCPQLFELIAADLSSRKQPLDDLEFCRQYRDHTPREVLNPPPLISGNDLIDLGIKSGPQFKHLLTQVQDAQLEELIHTQDEAFALLSQILQK from the coding sequence ATGAAACATTCAGAACCTTATCTTGCAGCGGTCGAGATCGTCCGCAAACTACGTGACGCAGGCTTCCAGGCCTTGTGGGCAGGCGGATGCGTACGTGATCTGCTGCTGCAGAAAGAACCCAAAGATTACGATGTCGCCACGAATGCACTCCCTGAGGAAGTGCGCACACTGTTTGGCAAACGTCGAACTCTGGCAGTCGGTGCCAGCTTTGGAGTCATCATCGTTCGCGGACACCAGCCAGACTGCGATGTCGAGATTGCCACCTTTCGCAGCGAAGGCCCTTACCTGGATGGCAGGCGGCCTGAACATGTAAAGTTCACCACAGCAGAAGAAGATGCCCAGCGCCGGGATTTCACTATCAATGGCATGTTTTACGATCCGATCAACGACTCCCTCTTCGACTATGTGGGGGGCAAAGCAGATCTCAATCAGCACATCATTCGTGCGATCGGAAACCCGCTGGAACGAATGCAGGAAGATAAACTCCGCCTGCTCCGCGCGATACGGTTTGCGGCTACACTCCATTTTCAACTGGAGGAATCGACCCGCCAGGCAGTGCAGACGATGGCAGACCAGATCAATGTGGTCAGCCCCGAACGGATTGCAGACGAGCTGCGTAAGATGCTGATCCACCCGGCTCGCAGCCAGGCGATTGCCCTGGTACAGGAGACAGGGCTGCTCAAACAGGTTTTGCCTGAACTGGCACCGCTCTGGGAATCTGCAGGAAATCGAAGTCTCTGGCTTCAGACACTCGATCGCTTGAAACTGGTCAGCACGCACAGCTTTGAAACCGCGTTCGCAACCCTCCTGCTGGATTTACCTGCTTCAGGAGCCGATCAGCGACTGGATGAAATTTATGAAATCTGTAAGCGTCTGCGTTTTTCCAACCACTCTCTGAACCTGGTCCACTGGCTGGTTCAGCAGCGACACAGCCTGGAACATGCCCCCGCAATGAAGCTGTCGCGACTCAAACGACTGCTGGCACACGAGGATTGCCCGCAGCTGTTTGAATTGATCGCCGCCGATTTAAGTTCTCGGAAACAACCACTGGACGACCTTGAATTTTGCCGGCAGTATCGTGATCATACACCCAGAGAGGTCTTGAATCCCCCTCCTCTGATCTCAGGCAATGATCTGATTGACCTGGGGATCAAATCAGGTCCTCAATTCAAACATCTGCTGACGCAGGTCCAAGATGCCCAGCTGGAAGAACTGATTCACACACAGGATGAAGCATTTGCGCTGTTAAGCCAGATACTTCAGAAATAA
- a CDS encoding TetR/AcrR family transcriptional regulator, which yields MSTINVREKLLEVAGPVFSEKGFEKATVREICQKADVNLASVNYYFGDKEQLYLEVICLAKQMGVSRAPLPEWTENTPPEQKLEDWVKTLVRRMLGTGELSWSNHLIMREVLRPTRACEHLVQELFRPFVNIADKILLEILGEDVPDHRRMQCVFSIAAQCQFYRVSGGLVTLMLGEEEQKTHYNTEQIIEHILQFSLSAIKNLKHEYLSSEMESSSSLNQI from the coding sequence ATGTCCACAATCAATGTCCGTGAAAAACTGCTGGAGGTCGCGGGACCGGTTTTCTCAGAGAAAGGCTTTGAGAAGGCGACGGTTCGTGAAATCTGTCAGAAAGCGGATGTCAATCTGGCGAGTGTCAATTATTATTTTGGCGATAAAGAGCAGCTCTACCTGGAAGTAATCTGTCTGGCGAAACAGATGGGAGTTTCCCGGGCGCCTTTACCGGAATGGACTGAGAATACTCCCCCCGAACAAAAATTAGAGGATTGGGTTAAAACACTGGTGAGACGGATGTTGGGCACGGGAGAGCTTTCCTGGAGTAATCATCTGATAATGCGCGAAGTACTCAGGCCGACACGGGCCTGTGAGCATCTGGTACAGGAACTGTTCCGTCCGTTTGTGAACATCGCCGACAAAATCCTGCTGGAGATTCTGGGAGAGGATGTACCGGATCATCGGCGAATGCAGTGTGTCTTCAGTATTGCCGCTCAATGTCAGTTCTACCGTGTTTCAGGCGGTCTGGTTACCTTGATGCTGGGAGAGGAAGAGCAGAAAACTCATTACAATACCGAACAGATCATTGAACATATTCTGCAGTTTTCACTGTCAGCCATCAAAAATTTGAAACACGAATACCTCTCTTCAGAAATGGAATCTTCTTCCTCACTTAACCAGATCTGA